One stretch of Halapricum desulfuricans DNA includes these proteins:
- the azf gene encoding NAD-dependent glucose-6-phosphate dehydrogenase Azf: MDDPVLLTGAGGRVGEAILEGLADEYEWRLLLHSPPDEEPDHEYMIGDVTDEALVRAAVEGVGAVIHLAGDPRPEASWDSVLSNNIDGTQKMYEAAVDEGVEKFVYASSNHAVGAFETDERTPEMYREDDDFLLDGTELPRPGNLYGVSKATGEVLGRYYHDQYGIDVCNVRIGNLTRGHPPIDYERGQAMWLSYPDCAHLHQRALEADYDFEIVYGISDNDRKYYSIERAREALGYDPQDNSAHFEGEERVEQP, encoded by the coding sequence ATGGACGATCCCGTTCTGCTCACGGGTGCTGGCGGTCGCGTCGGCGAGGCGATCCTCGAGGGCCTCGCCGATGAATACGAGTGGCGACTGCTACTGCACAGCCCACCCGACGAAGAACCGGACCACGAGTACATGATCGGCGACGTCACCGACGAGGCGCTCGTCCGGGCCGCCGTCGAGGGCGTCGGCGCGGTCATCCACCTCGCCGGCGACCCCCGACCCGAGGCCTCCTGGGACAGCGTCCTGTCGAACAACATCGATGGCACCCAGAAGATGTACGAGGCCGCCGTCGACGAGGGCGTCGAGAAGTTCGTCTACGCCTCCTCGAATCACGCGGTCGGGGCCTTCGAGACCGACGAGCGCACTCCCGAGATGTACCGCGAGGACGACGATTTCCTGCTCGACGGGACCGAACTCCCCCGTCCAGGCAACCTCTACGGCGTTTCGAAGGCCACCGGTGAGGTCCTCGGCCGGTACTACCACGACCAGTACGGCATCGACGTCTGTAACGTCCGCATCGGCAATCTCACCCGTGGTCACCCGCCGATCGACTACGAGCGCGGCCAGGCGATGTGGCTCTCCTACCCCGACTGTGCGCACCTCCACCAGCGAGCGCTCGAAGCCGACTACGACTTCGAGATCGTCTACGGGATCTCCGACAACGACCGCAAGTACTACTCCATCGAACGGGCTCGCGAGGCGCTCGGCTACGATCCGCAGGACAACTCCGCGCACTTCGAGGGCGAAGAGCGGGTCGAACAGCCCTGA
- a CDS encoding dihydroneopterin aldolase family protein, whose protein sequence is MPTDPEQACFEAGIKFGSLYHQFAGTPVSPDSADSLAQAMEEAIENQPYCESVTVEIREEELEAAIAEGTADYTEFTGRFAEIEITVDYEGAEAVARMEMDDGYPLMRLASVE, encoded by the coding sequence ATGCCCACCGATCCAGAGCAGGCCTGCTTCGAGGCCGGGATCAAGTTCGGATCGCTGTACCACCAGTTCGCCGGGACGCCGGTCAGCCCCGACAGCGCCGACAGCCTCGCGCAGGCAATGGAGGAAGCCATCGAGAACCAGCCCTACTGCGAGTCCGTTACCGTCGAGATCCGCGAGGAGGAACTCGAAGCCGCCATCGCGGAGGGGACGGCCGACTACACGGAGTTCACTGGCCGGTTCGCCGAGATCGAGATCACCGTCGACTACGAGGGGGCTGAGGCCGTCGCCCGCATGGAGATGGACGACGGCTACCCGCTGATGCGACTCGCGAGCGTCGAGTGA
- a CDS encoding type IV pilin yields the protein MKLKQLFTDDDAVSPVIGVILMVAITVILAAVIATFVLGLGESVSSTAPQANFQEDYEAQDDPSGDLFTDDGDDGVLTVSHTGGDQIDAENLYLSNGDGRESWTKNSYDEGSEISAGNSITANVDESDTVRTIWDNGQGNSAELSKWTGPSA from the coding sequence ATGAAACTCAAGCAACTGTTCACGGACGACGACGCGGTGAGCCCGGTGATCGGCGTAATCTTGATGGTCGCGATCACGGTGATCCTCGCGGCCGTCATCGCGACGTTCGTCCTCGGACTCGGGGAATCAGTCAGTAGTACTGCGCCGCAGGCGAACTTCCAGGAGGACTATGAAGCGCAGGATGATCCTTCCGGTGATTTATTTACCGATGACGGTGACGATGGTGTCCTCACAGTAAGCCATACCGGTGGAGACCAGATTGACGCAGAGAACCTGTACTTATCTAATGGAGATGGTCGCGAGTCCTGGACTAAGAACTCGTACGACGAAGGCTCAGAAATCAGTGCGGGCAACTCGATCACTGCGAACGTCGACGAAAGCGACACAGTCCGGACAATCTGGGATAACGGTCAGGGGAACTCTGCAGAACTGAGCAAGTGGACCGGTCCCAGCGCGTAG
- a CDS encoding ATP-dependent DNA helicase, which translates to MGDSDWEQYFGFEQPYESQADAIESAIDVGERQGYLAMEGPCGTGKTMAALTAAATLLRERDHYETVVVVTPVKQQLEQFVADLRTLNAGLEHPLAGISLVGKRDLCPYGREDVFPRDASVHDRCEDLREHTAGLVESDGDGCYEPPAAEGAVGGNPDEMWWDPEVAGDLAKAARVDAAGQRALEGALSTAGATSPYRKSQPTAPESIGGDDPPIYCPFEADWYARNRASPIDFTAGEESVLTAEEYLPAATERGTCPHRAMSVLAKHAEVVIGNYNHLFDPDSRALLAEILDERTFVIVDEAHRLEERVRDLLSDRVGYQTLVQARNDCNQLLQRARQTADHRAQVEARLTSHEVSLEAVERAHEFYGDLLEWFDDRIERALDEEVGREWRTDPEHLPERDIEVPLRDPETVETDELTEWATGEGYTGSLWRSLPAIGAAVEDTMDQLGIARQPVAAAVGTIMARWWERDHATKLREIELEHSPTDDRRIDGWERAYTAGLVLFDCMPAEALREIFDALGGGMLMSATLSPLSVFTTVAGLEALSEGDADEGGGRPVETRSYPLRFPEEHRASWIVDASPFTARNRGEPTQEQAAWTDTRDEYAQVLRAVARSPGNVLIAMPNYREAAWAGTYLDSTVEKPVLVDESTSNDETETLKQRFFDGDGKVIVTSTRGTLTEGVDYDGAKLSTAAVVGVPLVNVGSPRVQAVRRAYGDAFGEDNAFEYALTVPAVRRARQAIGRVIRGADEVGVRILADRRYVDDARHGVNRHLSPAEQEEFVRMTPNFLSGKIERFWSERE; encoded by the coding sequence ATGGGTGACTCCGACTGGGAGCAGTATTTCGGCTTCGAACAACCCTACGAGAGCCAGGCCGACGCCATCGAGTCGGCGATCGACGTCGGAGAGCGGCAGGGCTATCTCGCGATGGAAGGTCCCTGCGGGACCGGCAAGACGATGGCCGCGCTGACCGCTGCGGCGACGCTCCTCCGGGAGCGAGACCACTACGAGACTGTCGTCGTGGTCACGCCCGTCAAACAGCAACTGGAGCAGTTCGTCGCGGACCTCCGGACGCTCAACGCCGGTCTCGAGCACCCCCTCGCCGGCATCTCGCTGGTCGGCAAACGGGACCTCTGTCCGTACGGCCGCGAGGACGTCTTCCCCCGGGACGCGAGCGTGCACGACCGGTGTGAGGACCTCCGCGAGCACACCGCCGGACTGGTCGAGAGCGACGGCGACGGGTGCTATGAGCCACCCGCGGCGGAGGGGGCCGTCGGCGGGAACCCCGACGAGATGTGGTGGGACCCCGAGGTGGCCGGCGACCTCGCGAAGGCCGCTCGTGTCGATGCGGCCGGTCAGCGCGCGCTCGAGGGCGCGCTTTCGACGGCCGGTGCTACCTCGCCCTACCGGAAGAGTCAGCCGACCGCGCCGGAGTCGATCGGCGGCGACGACCCGCCGATCTACTGTCCGTTCGAGGCCGACTGGTACGCCCGCAACCGCGCCTCCCCGATCGATTTCACGGCGGGCGAGGAGTCGGTCCTGACCGCCGAGGAGTACCTCCCGGCGGCGACCGAACGGGGCACCTGCCCGCACCGCGCGATGAGCGTGCTGGCGAAACACGCCGAGGTCGTCATCGGCAACTACAACCACCTGTTCGATCCCGACTCGCGTGCGTTACTTGCGGAGATTCTCGACGAGCGAACGTTCGTGATCGTCGACGAGGCCCACCGTCTGGAGGAGCGGGTCCGCGATCTGCTCTCGGATCGCGTCGGCTATCAGACGCTCGTCCAGGCCAGAAACGACTGCAACCAGTTGCTCCAGCGCGCCCGCCAGACGGCCGACCACCGCGCGCAGGTCGAGGCCAGGCTCACCAGCCACGAGGTCAGTCTCGAGGCCGTCGAGCGGGCCCACGAGTTCTACGGCGACCTGCTGGAGTGGTTCGACGATCGGATCGAGCGCGCGCTCGATGAGGAGGTCGGCCGCGAGTGGCGTACCGACCCCGAGCACCTGCCGGAGCGAGACATCGAAGTCCCCCTTCGAGACCCCGAGACCGTCGAGACTGACGAGCTGACCGAGTGGGCTACGGGCGAGGGGTATACCGGCTCGCTGTGGCGCAGCCTCCCCGCGATCGGCGCGGCCGTCGAGGACACGATGGACCAGCTGGGGATCGCCCGTCAGCCGGTCGCCGCCGCGGTCGGGACGATCATGGCCCGGTGGTGGGAGCGTGACCACGCGACGAAACTCCGGGAGATCGAACTCGAACACAGTCCGACCGACGACCGGCGGATCGACGGATGGGAGCGTGCCTACACCGCCGGGCTCGTCCTCTTCGACTGCATGCCGGCCGAGGCGCTGCGGGAGATCTTCGACGCGCTCGGCGGCGGAATGCTGATGAGCGCGACCCTCTCGCCGCTGTCGGTGTTCACGACCGTCGCCGGGCTCGAGGCGCTCTCGGAAGGCGACGCCGACGAGGGCGGTGGCCGGCCGGTAGAGACCAGGTCGTATCCGTTGCGGTTCCCCGAGGAACACCGGGCGAGCTGGATCGTCGACGCCAGTCCGTTCACTGCGCGCAACCGCGGCGAGCCGACACAGGAGCAGGCCGCATGGACGGACACCCGCGACGAGTACGCGCAGGTCCTCCGGGCGGTCGCGCGCAGTCCGGGCAACGTCCTGATCGCGATGCCCAACTACCGCGAGGCAGCGTGGGCCGGCACGTATCTCGACAGCACCGTCGAGAAGCCGGTCCTCGTCGACGAGAGCACGAGCAACGACGAGACGGAGACGCTCAAGCAACGCTTTTTCGACGGCGACGGGAAGGTAATCGTCACGAGCACGCGCGGGACGCTGACCGAGGGCGTCGATTACGACGGGGCGAAGCTCTCGACGGCCGCGGTCGTCGGCGTGCCGCTGGTCAACGTCGGCTCGCCGCGCGTGCAGGCCGTCCGACGGGCCTACGGCGACGCCTTCGGCGAGGACAACGCCTTCGAGTACGCGCTGACGGTCCCGGCGGTCAGACGCGCCCGGCAGGCGATCGGCCGGGTCATCCGCGGGGCCGACGAGGTCGGCGTCCGGATCCTGGCCGACCGCCGCTACGTCGACGACGCGCGCCACGGCGTCAACCGCCACCTCTCGCCGGCGGAACAGGAGGAGTTCGTCCGAATGACGCCCAACTTCCTCTCGGGAAAGATCGAGCGCTTCTGGTCGGAACGGGAGTGA
- the purF gene encoding amidophosphoribosyltransferase, translating into MHEKCGVVGISLQDRDAARPLYYSLYALQHRGQEAAGVVTHDGFQQHSHVETGLVGDVFDEDDLGQLNGANGIGHVRYPTSGALDKSCAQPFSVSFKSGSLGLSHNGNLVNADEVRDELAELGHAFTSDGDTEVIAHDLARNLLEEDLVRAVRRTMGRIHGSYSLTIMHDDTVLGVRDPKGNRPLVIGELEDGYVLASESAAIDTLDGETIRDVEPGELVVLHPDGTGYDTYQLVDSDSTAHCFFEHVYFARPDSNIDGTLVYDARRELGRRLYEEAGIDTDVVMPVPDSGRAFASGYAEAAQDAGADVDFAEGLMKNRYVGRTFIMPTQDERERAVRLKLNPIKTTVEGKRVTLIDDSIVRGTTSTQLVELMRDAGAEEVHVRIGAPPIVAPCYMGIDMATREELIAADKSVEEIREEIKADSLSYLSIDAIAATLDQERDDLCLGCVTGEYPYDIDGEATDREVERPVIQSSLADD; encoded by the coding sequence ATGCACGAGAAGTGCGGCGTCGTCGGCATCTCCTTGCAGGATCGTGACGCCGCCCGGCCGCTGTATTACTCGCTATACGCGCTTCAGCATCGTGGTCAGGAAGCCGCCGGTGTCGTCACCCACGACGGGTTCCAGCAGCACAGCCACGTCGAGACGGGACTGGTTGGCGACGTCTTCGACGAGGACGACCTCGGTCAGCTCAACGGTGCGAACGGGATCGGTCACGTCCGGTATCCCACGTCCGGGGCGCTCGACAAGAGCTGTGCACAGCCGTTTTCGGTGTCGTTCAAGTCCGGATCGCTCGGCCTGAGTCACAACGGCAACCTCGTCAACGCCGACGAGGTACGGGACGAGCTTGCCGAACTCGGACATGCGTTCACCTCCGACGGGGACACCGAGGTCATCGCGCATGACCTCGCACGCAACCTGCTCGAAGAGGATCTGGTCCGCGCTGTCAGGCGAACGATGGGGCGGATCCACGGGTCGTACTCGCTGACGATCATGCACGACGACACCGTGCTCGGCGTTCGCGATCCGAAGGGCAACCGCCCGCTGGTCATCGGCGAACTCGAGGACGGCTACGTGCTGGCCTCCGAATCGGCGGCGATCGACACGCTCGACGGCGAGACGATCCGCGACGTCGAACCGGGCGAGCTGGTCGTGCTCCACCCCGACGGGACGGGCTATGACACCTATCAGCTGGTCGATTCCGACTCGACGGCCCACTGCTTCTTCGAGCACGTTTACTTCGCGCGTCCGGACTCGAACATCGACGGCACGCTCGTCTACGACGCGCGGCGCGAACTCGGACGCAGGCTCTACGAGGAGGCGGGTATCGACACCGACGTCGTCATGCCGGTCCCGGACTCCGGGCGGGCCTTCGCCTCGGGGTACGCCGAGGCCGCCCAGGACGCCGGGGCGGACGTCGACTTCGCGGAGGGGTTGATGAAAAACCGCTACGTCGGTCGAACGTTCATCATGCCCACCCAGGACGAGCGCGAGCGGGCGGTCCGGCTGAAGCTCAACCCGATCAAGACCACCGTCGAGGGCAAGCGCGTCACGCTGATCGACGATTCGATCGTCCGCGGGACGACCTCGACCCAGCTCGTGGAGCTGATGCGCGACGCCGGGGCCGAGGAGGTCCACGTCCGGATCGGCGCGCCGCCGATCGTCGCGCCCTGTTACATGGGGATCGACATGGCCACCCGCGAGGAACTCATCGCCGCCGACAAGTCGGTCGAGGAGATCCGCGAGGAGATCAAGGCCGACAGCCTCTCGTATCTCTCGATCGACGCGATCGCGGCGACGCTCGATCAGGAGCGTGACGATCTCTGTCTGGGCTGTGTCACCGGCGAGTACCCCTACGACATCGACGGCGAGGCGACCGACCGCGAGGTCGAACGCCCCGTCATCCAGTCGTCGCTCGCGGACGACTAG
- a CDS encoding type IV pilin has translation MKLKQLFTDDEAVSPVIGVILMVAITVILAAVIATFVLGLGESVSSTAPQANFQEDYESGDAGDGDLFTDDGDDGVLTVSHTGGDKIDAENLYLSNGDGRESWTENSYDEGSEISAGNSITASVNEDDTVRVIWSDDSEGTSAELSKWTGPDA, from the coding sequence ATGAAACTGAAGCAACTGTTCACAGACGACGAGGCAGTGAGTCCAGTAATCGGCGTGATCCTGATGGTCGCGATCACGGTGATCCTCGCGGCCGTCATCGCGACGTTCGTCCTCGGACTCGGCGAATCGGTCAGTAGTACTGCGCCACAGGCGAACTTCCAGGAAGATTACGAATCGGGAGATGCAGGTGATGGGGATTTATTTACCGATGACGGTGACGATGGTGTCCTCACAGTAAGCCACACTGGCGGTGACAAGATCGACGCAGAGAACCTGTACTTATCTAATGGAGATGGTCGCGAGTCCTGGACTGAGAACTCGTACGATGAAGGCTCAGAAATCAGTGCAGGCAACTCGATCACTGCAAGCGTCAATGAAGACGACACCGTCCGCGTGATCTGGTCGGACGACAGCGAGGGCACGTCCGCAGAACTGAGCAAGTGGACCGGTCCTGACGCGTAG
- the hypF gene encoding carbamoyltransferase HypF — translation MSDRARASVTVTGVVQGVGFRPFVYRTAVGNDLGGWVKNTGDAGVEIRLEGGREGVESFLDRLHTDPPPLARVETVDVTWGEPVGEREFEIVASSDAGGGSGTIPPDTAMCDACLEDMRDPDSRYHGYWATSCVDCGPRYTVIRSLPYDRPTTSMDAFPMCEDCRAEYEEPADRRYHAQTIACPDCGPSLELLDADGNRLAGDERAIEAACDRLAEGDLVAIKGIGGAHLACDATDPAVVERLRERTGRPEKPFAVMAPDVESVEAFASVSTAEHDALTDTRRPIVLLEADGDQPWLEAVSPGLHTVGVMLPYAGLHHLLFDHVEGPLVMTSANMPGTPMATTTEGILDDLGGVVEAALVHDREIVARCDDSVVRFADGQRRFVRRSRGWVPQSIPRWPAADSTDPPDPASADRPDVLALGAEFDATVALTHGEHVYPSQYIGDVDSPETLSYLTETVEHLQELLGIDPDVVACDRHPDFLTTDQAERYAERDGLEGPIAVQHHHAHAASLLAEHERQRAVVVAADGTGYGPDGTIWGGEVLDARLDDYDRVGGLAPFRLPGGSAAVESPARILADLLDDPDRIDELLVERGVVDRPSDAVTIRAQIDREVNSPVTTSTGRALDAVSALLDICSERTYEGEPAMKLESVAAGGDPIDIPVPRTTVEGRRAVDVAALVRRLDEIRDDHARTDLAATAQALLARGLADVAIEAAIDRGVDAVGLTGGVAYNDAISRAIRERVADAGLAWLGHERLPPGDGGIAVGQATVATARRR, via the coding sequence ATGAGCGATCGAGCGCGTGCGTCGGTGACCGTCACCGGCGTCGTCCAGGGCGTCGGCTTCCGCCCGTTCGTCTACCGGACGGCCGTCGGCAACGACCTCGGCGGCTGGGTGAAAAACACCGGCGACGCCGGCGTCGAGATCCGTCTCGAAGGCGGTCGCGAGGGGGTCGAGTCGTTTCTGGACCGACTGCACACCGACCCGCCGCCGCTGGCTCGCGTCGAGACCGTCGACGTGACGTGGGGCGAGCCGGTCGGCGAACGGGAGTTCGAGATCGTCGCCTCCAGTGATGCCGGCGGTGGCTCGGGGACGATCCCGCCGGACACGGCGATGTGTGACGCCTGTCTGGAAGACATGCGCGATCCGGACTCGCGCTATCACGGCTACTGGGCGACCTCGTGTGTCGACTGCGGGCCGCGTTACACCGTGATCCGATCGCTGCCCTACGATCGACCGACGACCTCGATGGACGCGTTCCCGATGTGCGAGGACTGCCGCGCGGAGTACGAGGAGCCGGCCGACCGACGATACCACGCCCAGACGATCGCCTGCCCCGACTGCGGCCCGTCGCTCGAACTGCTCGACGCGGACGGCAATCGACTGGCCGGCGACGAGCGGGCGATCGAGGCGGCCTGCGACCGACTGGCCGAGGGCGACCTCGTCGCGATCAAGGGCATCGGCGGCGCGCATCTGGCCTGCGACGCGACCGACCCGGCCGTGGTCGAACGGCTGCGCGAGCGGACCGGCCGTCCGGAGAAGCCCTTCGCCGTGATGGCCCCCGATGTCGAGTCCGTCGAAGCGTTCGCGTCGGTCTCGACGGCCGAGCACGACGCCCTGACGGACACGCGCCGGCCGATCGTCCTGCTCGAAGCAGACGGCGACCAGCCGTGGCTCGAGGCGGTCTCGCCGGGTCTGCACACCGTTGGCGTGATGTTGCCCTATGCCGGCCTGCACCACCTCCTGTTCGATCACGTCGAGGGGCCGCTGGTGATGACCAGCGCGAACATGCCGGGCACGCCGATGGCGACGACGACCGAAGGGATCCTCGATGACCTCGGGGGTGTCGTCGAGGCCGCGCTGGTCCACGACCGGGAGATCGTCGCCCGCTGTGACGACAGCGTCGTCCGGTTCGCGGACGGCCAGCGTCGGTTCGTCCGCCGGTCGCGCGGCTGGGTCCCCCAGTCGATTCCGCGGTGGCCCGCCGCCGATAGCACCGATCCACCCGATCCCGCCAGCGCCGACCGTCCCGACGTGCTCGCGCTCGGCGCGGAGTTCGACGCGACGGTCGCGCTCACGCACGGCGAGCACGTCTATCCCTCACAGTACATTGGGGACGTCGACAGCCCCGAGACGCTGTCGTACCTGACCGAGACGGTCGAGCACCTCCAAGAGCTGCTCGGCATCGACCCCGACGTCGTCGCCTGTGACCGCCACCCGGACTTTCTGACGACCGATCAGGCCGAGCGGTACGCCGAGCGGGACGGTCTGGAGGGACCGATCGCGGTCCAGCACCACCACGCCCACGCCGCCTCGCTGCTGGCCGAACACGAGCGACAGCGAGCGGTCGTCGTCGCCGCCGACGGGACCGGCTACGGACCCGACGGGACGATCTGGGGCGGGGAAGTGCTCGATGCGAGGCTCGACGACTACGATCGGGTCGGCGGACTGGCTCCGTTCCGACTCCCCGGCGGCAGCGCCGCGGTCGAGTCGCCGGCCCGGATCCTCGCCGACCTGCTCGACGATCCGGATCGGATCGACGAACTGCTCGTCGAGCGCGGCGTCGTCGATCGGCCCTCGGACGCAGTGACGATCCGCGCCCAGATCGACCGGGAGGTCAACAGCCCGGTGACGACCAGCACGGGACGGGCGCTGGACGCGGTGAGCGCACTGCTGGATATCTGCTCGGAGCGAACCTACGAGGGCGAACCGGCGATGAAACTGGAATCGGTGGCGGCCGGGGGCGACCCGATCGACATACCCGTCCCGCGGACGACCGTCGAGGGGCGGCGGGCGGTGGACGTCGCCGCGCTCGTGCGACGACTCGACGAAATCCGTGACGATCACGCCCGGACGGACCTCGCCGCGACGGCACAGGCGCTCCTCGCTCGCGGGCTGGCAGACGTCGCGATCGAGGCGGCGATCGACCGCGGCGTCGACGCGGTGGGGCTCACCGGCGGTGTCGCCTACAACGACGCGATCTCCCGGGCGATCCGCGAACGGGTCGCCGACGCGGGGCTGGCGTGGCTCGGCCACGAGCGCCTGCCCCCGGGCGACGGCGGCATCGCGGTCGGACAGGCGACTGTCGCGACGGCCCGACGGCGGTAG
- a CDS encoding LSM domain-containing protein has product MSGRPLDVLEASLEETVTVQLKDGEVYTGELAGYDQHMNLVIEDGEDTTIIRGDNVVTISP; this is encoded by the coding sequence ATGAGTGGACGACCGCTCGACGTGCTCGAAGCGTCGCTCGAGGAAACCGTGACGGTACAGTTGAAAGACGGCGAGGTCTACACCGGCGAGCTCGCCGGGTACGACCAGCACATGAATCTCGTCATCGAGGACGGCGAAGACACAACGATTATACGCGGCGATAACGTCGTCACAATTAGTCCATGA
- a CDS encoding 50S ribosomal protein L37e, producing MTGKGTPSQGKKNKTTHVKCRRCGNKSYHVKKGVCASCGFGKSAKRREYEWQSKAGE from the coding sequence ATGACTGGCAAAGGAACTCCAAGCCAGGGTAAAAAGAACAAGACCACACACGTCAAGTGCCGACGGTGTGGAAACAAATCCTATCACGTCAAGAAAGGCGTCTGTGCGTCCTGTGGCTTCGGCAAGTCGGCGAAGCGACGGGAGTACGAGTGGCAGAGCAAAGCTGGCGAGTAA